The Oceanidesulfovibrio indonesiensis genomic sequence GTGAGCATGCGGCCGCGGGACAGGCTCTGGATCATGTGCTCCTTGTCCTGCAGCAGGGAATAGAGCCGATGCACCAATTCCTTGTTCTCGGCCAGGGAGGAGCCCAGAAAGCGAGTCCGCTGGCCGGTGGAGAAGGCGAGCCCTTGCAGGGCGCCCTCGGCGCCTGCGCGGGCTAACTCCAGCGTGTAGTATTCCTCGCGGACGGAATCGAGTTCCGTGGACAACTCCGCGATAATGCGCTGCTGATGGGCGGCATAGAGACAAACAACAAGAAGAGCAGGCAGCGGCGTGTATTTTAGCAGGAACCGGAACATGGCGCTCGAGTGTTCAATATCGCACAGAAAGGGCCCTCATGCTATCTCAGGGCGGAAACAAAGTAACGAGCGCAACGGCATATGTCCACATAAATGGATCACCATGCTGAATCGGCAGAAATCCGGGAAATATTAGCGTCCGAGGGTATTCAAAGTCAGCAGCAGTCCAGGAAGCATGGCTTCCGGATCGGCGGACGGAAGCCGCACCACCCTGGAGCGCGCCAACTCGGCGACAATGG encodes the following:
- a CDS encoding 3D domain-containing protein → MFRFLLKYTPLPALLVVCLYAAHQQRIIAELSTELDSVREEYYTLELARAGAEGALQGLAFSTGQRTRFLGSSLAENKELVHRLYSLLQDKEHMIQSLSRGRMLTVTAYSPTVGQTDSTPFITASNSRVRDGIVAVSRDLYSKGWQFGEKVYVKGMGVYTIEDLMHRRKKNQVDIFMFDTQDALEFGRRKMRVYLLGS